The Psychrobacter sp. LV10R520-6 genome includes a region encoding these proteins:
- a CDS encoding FAD-linked oxidase C-terminal domain-containing protein encodes MNQIQRPDKAALVHMFRAFIEPEYVISDEETQRPYECDGLSVYCDMPLIVVLPDTVEQVQEVMRLCHRYQIPVVARGAGTGLCAGAMPNPDGVLLVLSRFKHILEIDPLARSARLQPGVRNLAISEAASIHGLYYGPDPSSQIACTIGGNVAENSGGVHCLKYGLTVHNLLKVDMVTVEGDLISLGSEGLDSNGFDLMALITGSEGLLGIVTEVTVKLLPSPEKAQVIMAAFDNVQTAGDAVGDVIAKGIIPAGLEMMDSLAIIAAEAFVHAGYPTDAKALLLCELDGSEAEVKEQIAEVEQLFIQLGATSTRVSQSEAERALLWKGRKSAFPAVGRISADYYCMDGTIPRSQLAHVLTEMQQLSEHYGLRVANVFHAGDGNLHPLILFDANVPGDFEKTEEFGGRILELCVEVGGCITGEHGVGIEKIRQMRVQFNEQELIQFHAIKHAFDPAGTLNPGKGIPVLKNCQEYRALDMGKGDMGKSESLQQGEPA; translated from the coding sequence ATGAACCAGATTCAAAGACCTGATAAAGCCGCATTAGTGCATATGTTTCGGGCATTTATTGAGCCTGAGTATGTGATCAGTGATGAGGAAACCCAAAGGCCTTACGAGTGTGATGGCTTATCTGTATATTGTGATATGCCATTGATAGTGGTGTTACCAGATACGGTCGAGCAAGTGCAGGAAGTGATGCGACTCTGTCACCGCTATCAAATTCCTGTGGTGGCGCGTGGTGCTGGCACCGGTCTTTGTGCAGGTGCTATGCCCAACCCTGATGGCGTATTGCTGGTATTGTCTCGTTTTAAACATATTCTTGAAATCGATCCCCTAGCGCGTAGCGCGCGCTTGCAACCAGGCGTCCGTAACTTAGCCATTAGTGAAGCGGCAAGCATACATGGCTTATACTATGGTCCGGACCCCTCCTCACAGATTGCTTGTACCATAGGTGGTAATGTTGCAGAAAACTCTGGCGGTGTACATTGTCTTAAATATGGATTAACGGTACATAACTTATTAAAAGTAGATATGGTTACTGTTGAAGGAGACCTGATTAGCCTTGGTAGTGAAGGACTGGACAGTAACGGCTTTGATTTAATGGCCTTAATTACCGGTTCTGAAGGCTTGTTGGGCATAGTTACTGAAGTGACGGTCAAACTGTTACCTAGCCCTGAAAAGGCACAGGTGATTATGGCAGCTTTCGATAATGTACAGACAGCAGGTGACGCGGTAGGTGATGTGATTGCCAAAGGGATTATTCCGGCTGGCCTTGAGATGATGGACAGCCTAGCGATTATAGCTGCCGAGGCCTTTGTTCATGCTGGTTATCCTACCGATGCTAAGGCGTTGCTGCTATGTGAATTAGATGGTAGCGAAGCTGAAGTTAAAGAACAAATCGCGGAAGTCGAGCAACTTTTTATTCAGCTGGGTGCCACCTCAACTCGGGTATCTCAGAGCGAGGCGGAACGCGCTTTATTATGGAAAGGCCGTAAGTCAGCGTTTCCGGCCGTAGGTCGGATATCAGCGGATTACTATTGCATGGATGGCACCATTCCTCGTAGCCAACTTGCTCATGTACTGACTGAGATGCAACAACTCTCAGAACACTACGGTTTACGAGTAGCCAATGTGTTTCATGCGGGCGATGGTAATTTACACCCCTTGATTTTATTTGACGCCAATGTGCCTGGTGATTTTGAAAAAACCGAAGAATTTGGTGGTCGCATCTTAGAGCTATGCGTAGAAGTGGGTGGCTGTATCACAGGTGAGCATGGCGTGGGAATAGAAAAGATTCGGCAAATGAGGGTACAGTTTAACGAGCAGGAGTTAATCCAGTTTCACGCTATTAAACACGCCTTTGATCCTGCTGGCACTCTCAATCCGGGTAAAGGAATTCCTGTGCTGAAGAATTGTCAGGAATATCGTGCACTAGATATGGGCAAAGGCGATATGGGTAAAAGTGAGTCATTGCAGCAGGGAGAGCCAGCATGA
- the ggt gene encoding gamma-glutamyltransferase yields the protein MQNSISKLQQDTSNHNSQNKAKIKAAILLISSTFLISVSAHALEPTANTINNTSINTSAINLAIMTDAPTVLSETQRITINAPNSIKKTPNTTITTTTAKTDQAIYSEDAIEHPLWAKNGMVATQEAIASDIGLKILKQGGNAVDASVAVGFALAVTLPRAGNIGGGGFMMIYDAKQGKTVALDYREKAPSSASRDMYLDADGNAVSDLSRYHGLAIGVPGTVAGMLKALEDHGTMSRGQVMAPAIALAEDGIEVTAGLTESLEALSERMQKWPSTKKIFFKPDGSAYQPGERLKQPELAHSLKLIAAQGADGFYKGETARKIVKAVNEAGGSMSLQDLANYQAIARKPVKGNYRGYEIVSMPPPSSGGIHIVQILNILEGYPLKDYGQNSAQTIHLMAEAMQLAYADRAEYLGDADFVDVPVSGLTARPYADKLRSLIDPNKATPAATVKANNPLPYESDQTTHFSIVDKDGNAVANTYTLNFSYGTGMVAEGTGILLNNEMDDFSAKPGVPNGYGLLGGEANAVEGDKRPLSSMSPTLVFKDSKPYIVTGSPGGSRIITTVTQVISNVIDHDMNIAEATHAPRIHDQWLPDEIRIEKALNVDTIKKLESMGHTVSPQASMGSTQSIMITPTGIYGSSDPRIVDAAVVGY from the coding sequence ATGCAAAACTCAATCTCGAAACTTCAGCAAGATACTAGTAACCACAATTCTCAGAACAAAGCAAAAATCAAAGCCGCTATCTTACTTATCAGTAGCACCTTCCTAATATCTGTATCCGCTCATGCCCTTGAACCAACAGCCAATACTATAAATAACACTTCAATAAATACTAGCGCCATAAACCTAGCTATTATGACTGACGCCCCAACGGTATTGTCGGAGACCCAACGTATTACGATTAATGCGCCTAATAGTATTAAGAAAACACCCAACACAACCATAACCACGACCACAGCTAAGACCGATCAGGCTATTTACTCTGAGGACGCTATTGAACATCCGTTATGGGCAAAAAACGGTATGGTGGCGACCCAAGAAGCCATCGCCTCTGATATTGGATTAAAGATTCTTAAACAAGGCGGTAATGCCGTCGATGCCTCAGTTGCTGTTGGCTTTGCACTCGCTGTCACGCTGCCTCGCGCTGGTAATATCGGTGGTGGTGGTTTTATGATGATCTATGATGCCAAACAAGGCAAAACGGTAGCACTCGATTACCGTGAAAAAGCACCTAGCAGTGCTTCACGTGATATGTATCTCGATGCTGATGGCAATGCCGTCAGTGATTTGTCTCGCTATCACGGCTTAGCCATCGGTGTTCCAGGAACCGTAGCCGGCATGCTAAAAGCGTTAGAAGATCATGGAACTATGAGCCGCGGTCAAGTAATGGCACCCGCGATTGCATTGGCCGAGGATGGTATTGAAGTTACCGCCGGCCTGACTGAATCATTAGAAGCATTGAGTGAGCGCATGCAAAAGTGGCCAAGTACTAAAAAGATCTTCTTTAAACCGGATGGTAGCGCCTATCAACCTGGTGAACGCTTAAAACAGCCAGAGCTTGCCCACTCACTTAAGCTGATTGCTGCTCAAGGGGCAGATGGATTTTATAAAGGCGAAACTGCCCGTAAAATAGTCAAAGCAGTGAATGAGGCTGGCGGTAGTATGAGCTTGCAAGATCTGGCCAATTATCAAGCCATCGCTCGTAAGCCAGTAAAAGGCAATTATCGCGGTTATGAGATTGTCTCTATGCCACCGCCCTCCTCTGGCGGTATTCATATCGTACAGATTTTAAATATTTTAGAAGGCTATCCATTAAAAGACTATGGTCAAAATAGCGCCCAAACCATTCACTTGATGGCTGAAGCAATGCAGCTGGCTTATGCCGATCGGGCAGAGTATTTAGGTGATGCCGACTTCGTTGACGTGCCTGTCAGTGGCTTAACTGCTCGCCCTTATGCGGATAAACTGCGTTCCCTAATTGATCCCAATAAAGCCACGCCTGCCGCAACGGTTAAAGCCAATAACCCACTACCTTATGAGAGCGATCAAACCACCCACTTCTCTATTGTTGATAAAGATGGCAATGCAGTGGCGAATACCTATACATTGAACTTCTCTTATGGCACGGGCATGGTCGCTGAAGGTACGGGTATTTTATTAAATAATGAAATGGATGACTTTTCAGCCAAGCCTGGTGTCCCTAACGGTTATGGCCTACTTGGCGGTGAAGCCAATGCCGTCGAAGGAGACAAACGTCCTTTGTCTTCTATGAGTCCAACGCTAGTATTTAAAGACAGCAAACCTTATATCGTCACCGGCAGCCCAGGTGGTAGCCGTATTATCACTACCGTCACCCAAGTTATCTCTAACGTCATTGACCATGATATGAATATCGCAGAAGCCACTCATGCGCCGCGTATTCATGATCAATGGTTACCTGATGAGATTCGTATCGAAAAAGCGCTGAATGTCGATACTATTAAAAAGCTAGAGTCGATGGGTCATACCGTCAGCCCGCAAGCGTCTATGGGTTCAACACAGTCTATTATGATTACCCCAACGGGCATATATGGATCTTCAGATCCTCGTATCGTGGATGCGGCGGTGGTAGGATACTAA
- the glcE gene encoding glycolate oxidase subunit GlcE translates to MKDISHELIERVKQASTDGTKLKIIGGGSKHFMGRQSEGKPLSLVEHSGIVSYEPIELVLTARAGTPLIEISAALAEHNQRLAFEPPLFDGRATLGGTLACHLSGPGRPWNGSVRDHVLGIRLINGRAEELRFGGQVMKNVAGYDVSRMQAGAMGTLGVISEVSLKVMPKPAATITLKWEMNAAQAIAEMNRLAGQSKPLTAACWFDNHLYLRLEGARSAVDSTVSQWQGTVLEDGNDLWAQLREQQLDYFSNQDAPLWRFSVNSNAKHFLPEEDWLLDWGGSQRWLRGDFAADELEALAESAGGQVSLYRGGDRLQDVFHTQPEALRQLHQRLKHAFDPSGIFNPSRLYSWM, encoded by the coding sequence ATGAAGGATATCAGTCATGAGCTGATCGAGCGGGTTAAACAGGCCAGCACCGATGGTACTAAGTTAAAAATAATTGGTGGTGGTAGTAAACATTTCATGGGTCGCCAATCAGAGGGTAAACCCCTTAGTCTTGTCGAGCACAGCGGTATTGTCAGTTATGAGCCTATTGAACTGGTACTTACCGCCCGAGCGGGTACACCGCTAATCGAGATCAGCGCTGCTTTGGCCGAGCACAATCAAAGACTGGCGTTTGAGCCGCCGCTATTTGACGGACGAGCGACCCTAGGCGGTACTTTGGCTTGCCATTTATCGGGACCAGGCCGACCGTGGAATGGCTCGGTAAGAGACCATGTACTAGGTATTCGCTTAATCAACGGGCGCGCAGAAGAACTACGCTTTGGTGGGCAGGTGATGAAAAACGTGGCAGGATATGATGTCTCACGCATGCAGGCTGGCGCGATGGGGACCTTAGGGGTGATTAGCGAGGTCAGTCTAAAAGTGATGCCCAAACCTGCCGCTACCATAACACTTAAGTGGGAAATGAATGCGGCGCAAGCTATTGCAGAGATGAATCGTTTGGCGGGACAATCTAAGCCCCTAACTGCGGCTTGTTGGTTTGATAATCATCTCTACTTGCGTCTGGAAGGCGCTCGTAGTGCGGTAGACAGTACCGTTAGTCAGTGGCAAGGCACAGTGCTAGAGGATGGAAATGATCTGTGGGCACAATTACGCGAGCAGCAATTGGATTACTTTTCTAACCAAGATGCTCCCTTATGGCGATTTTCAGTTAATAGTAATGCCAAGCACTTTTTGCCAGAGGAAGATTGGCTGCTTGACTGGGGCGGTAGCCAACGCTGGCTACGCGGTGATTTTGCAGCTGACGAATTAGAAGCGCTGGCTGAGAGCGCGGGTGGCCAAGTAAGCCTTTATCGTGGTGGCGATCGACTGCAAGACGTTTTCCACACACAGCCTGAGGCGCTGCGTCAACTTCACCAACGGCTTAAGCACGCCTTCGATCCGAGCGGAATTTTTAATCCCAGTCGTCTCTATAGCTGGATGTAA
- a CDS encoding RNA-guided endonuclease InsQ/TnpB family protein: protein MKINKAYKFRLEPNSEQEVILNNLVGSARFVWNQMLAISLEMFAKNEFINATNLVNKIMDLKNNPDFGFLKTHSNAVSLQQKVRDLAAAWSRFFDPKVHARLKENKKKPRKPKFFKRADGSEIQLRALMPRFKHKSDGCDSIRLVQFDKYCRVEGNRVKLPNGIGLVKFRKSQAIIGTIKNVTLSKKSGHWYVSFGTEKALLENPIHPSKSALGLDMGITKLLTTSSGQYIKPKNSFKANQIKLAKLQRRLSKKVKFSENWKKQNRKIQKLHHHIANIRHDYLHKVTTTLSKSHAMIVVEDLKVANMSKSASGTTVQKGRNVKAKSGLNKSILDQGWHMMTVMLEYKQQWRGGLLIKVNPRYTSQTCSKCKHVAKESRRTQAKFECVKCMYVANADFNAARNVLAAGHAVLSVEGGCSKGRPLKQKTCDNREDVT, encoded by the coding sequence ATGAAAATCAACAAAGCGTATAAATTTAGGCTTGAGCCTAATTCGGAGCAAGAGGTTATTTTAAATAATCTGGTCGGCTCTGCACGTTTTGTTTGGAATCAAATGCTGGCAATATCGCTTGAGATGTTTGCCAAAAATGAGTTTATCAACGCCACTAATCTCGTTAATAAAATCATGGATTTAAAGAACAATCCTGATTTTGGCTTTTTAAAAACCCATTCTAATGCGGTGTCTTTGCAACAAAAGGTACGCGATCTTGCGGCTGCTTGGTCACGATTTTTTGACCCTAAAGTACATGCACGATTAAAAGAAAATAAAAAGAAACCTAGAAAACCCAAGTTTTTTAAACGGGCTGATGGGTCAGAAATCCAGTTACGGGCGCTGATGCCAAGATTCAAGCATAAATCAGATGGCTGCGATTCAATTCGCTTGGTTCAGTTTGATAAATACTGCCGTGTCGAGGGCAATCGGGTGAAACTACCTAATGGCATTGGTTTGGTGAAGTTTAGAAAATCTCAAGCCATTATCGGCACAATCAAAAATGTCACCCTTAGCAAGAAATCAGGTCACTGGTACGTGTCATTTGGCACTGAGAAAGCGTTACTGGAAAACCCAATCCATCCTTCTAAAAGTGCGTTAGGTTTGGATATGGGGATCACAAAACTACTCACCACCTCAAGCGGTCAGTACATCAAGCCCAAAAACAGCTTTAAAGCCAATCAAATCAAACTTGCCAAATTACAGCGTCGATTAAGTAAGAAAGTAAAATTTAGCGAAAACTGGAAAAAGCAAAATCGTAAGATTCAAAAGTTACATCATCATATTGCCAATATTCGCCATGACTACTTGCATAAAGTCACCACCACGCTCAGCAAAAGCCACGCCATGATCGTTGTTGAAGATTTAAAAGTAGCCAATATGTCGAAATCCGCAAGCGGTACAACCGTTCAAAAAGGGCGTAATGTCAAAGCTAAGTCAGGATTGAATAAATCAATTTTGGATCAAGGTTGGCATATGATGACCGTAATGCTTGAGTATAAGCAGCAATGGCGCGGTGGGTTACTCATTAAGGTAAACCCAAGATACACCAGCCAAACCTGCTCTAAATGCAAGCATGTGGCGAAAGAAAGTAGGCGTACTCAGGCAAAATTTGAGTGCGTTAAATGTATGTATGTTGCGAACGCAGATTTTAATGCGGCACGTAATGTATTGGCGGCAGGACATGCCGTTTTGTCTGTGGAGGGAGGATGCAGTAAAGGTCGCCCGTTGAAACAGAAAACTTGTGACAACCGTGAGGATGTCACCTAA
- the tnpA gene encoding IS200/IS605 family transposase, whose product MSEIYKNRHAAFNLHVHLVFITKYRRKVLGGVHHKYFSECVAEVCKSFDAELKECNGGADHIHMLIQYPPTVQLSKLVNNLKSVTSRRMRGDFIDLRAAYAKPVLWSRSYFASSCGGAPLEIIKQYIQNQQG is encoded by the coding sequence ATGAGTGAGATATATAAAAATCGCCATGCGGCCTTTAATCTCCATGTTCACTTGGTTTTTATTACCAAGTATCGAAGAAAGGTATTGGGCGGGGTGCATCACAAGTATTTCAGTGAGTGTGTTGCTGAGGTATGCAAGAGCTTTGATGCTGAGTTAAAAGAATGTAACGGTGGAGCAGATCACATCCACATGCTTATCCAGTACCCGCCAACGGTGCAATTAAGCAAATTGGTCAATAACTTAAAATCAGTCACCAGTAGACGAATGAGGGGTGATTTCATTGACTTGAGAGCTGCTTATGCCAAACCTGTGCTTTGGTCACGATCATATTTTGCAAGCTCTTGTGGTGGCGCTCCATTAGAAATTATTAAGCAATACATTCAGAACCAGCAAGGCTAA
- a CDS encoding cysteine hydrolase, whose product MKSTEWKVISAAKEAGIPDPGFEIDKNTAIVITDPQNDFLREDGVAWPIVKESVKENNTIENMSTVFRLAREKGMKVFISPHYFFPTDKEWQFGGALEKFMHSKEMYKRKGRLDMEGFEGSGADFLEEFKQYLEGENIILCNPHKLYSPKNTDLSLQLRKYRIEKVLMAGMSTNLCVESHTRNLLEEGFEVGVIADASGSAKLPGLDTFQGALMNLRMITSHVFTTEEFEEALKSASLS is encoded by the coding sequence ATGAAAAGTACAGAATGGAAAGTAATTAGTGCCGCAAAGGAAGCTGGTATTCCGGACCCCGGATTTGAGATTGATAAAAATACTGCCATAGTAATAACCGATCCACAGAATGATTTTCTGCGGGAAGATGGTGTGGCTTGGCCTATTGTAAAAGAGAGTGTTAAAGAAAACAATACTATAGAGAACATGTCTACTGTCTTTAGGCTGGCCAGGGAAAAAGGAATGAAGGTCTTCATATCACCCCATTATTTTTTTCCTACAGATAAAGAATGGCAGTTTGGTGGTGCTCTTGAAAAGTTCATGCATTCCAAAGAGATGTATAAACGCAAGGGGCGGTTGGATATGGAAGGCTTTGAGGGCTCCGGGGCCGATTTTCTCGAGGAATTTAAGCAATACCTTGAAGGAGAAAATATTATTCTTTGCAACCCTCATAAATTGTACAGCCCAAAGAATACAGACCTTAGCCTGCAACTTAGAAAGTATAGGATAGAAAAAGTGCTAATGGCCGGAATGTCTACAAATTTATGTGTAGAATCCCACACCCGGAATCTTCTTGAAGAAGGATTTGAAGTAGGAGTAATTGCAGATGCCAGTGGAAGTGCCAAATTACCGGGACTAGATACTTTTCAGGGAGCTTTGATGAACCTAAGGATGATCACCAGCCATGTGTTTACCACGGAAGAATTTGAGGAAGCCTTAAAGTCTGCAAGTCTTTCCTGA
- the glcF gene encoding glycolate oxidase subunit GlcF: MRTKINVKYLDHPEIQEADSILRSCVHCGFCNATCPTYQELGDERDGPRGRIYMIKQLLETGDISEKSQTHLDRCLTCRSCETTCPSGVKYGRLAEIGRGIMENQLERPFQQKLLRWLIRKVLPYSRRFGALLHLGQLGRPLLPNSLKTKVPVRQVKRSLPTQQHTRQMLVLGGCAQPSATPNTNIVAARVLDKLGIGLFTAPKAGCCGAVNYHLSAHEEGLAFMRRNIDAWWPHIEMGVEAIVISASGCGSMVKDYGEKLSQDPAYAAKAQRVSELAKDLSEVLFKEDLGQLELQGIGRKTAVHCPCSLQHAQQLGGQVEQILQQAGIELTRTKDGHLCCGSAGTYSILQPEMSQQLLTNKLADLTIGNPEQIVTANVGCQLHLSTKSSVPVKHWIELLDPQ, translated from the coding sequence ATGCGTACAAAAATTAATGTGAAGTATCTGGATCACCCAGAAATTCAGGAAGCCGATTCTATTTTGCGCAGCTGTGTACACTGTGGATTTTGTAATGCGACTTGTCCCACTTATCAAGAGCTAGGCGATGAACGAGATGGTCCACGTGGACGTATTTATATGATTAAGCAGCTACTAGAAACCGGTGATATCAGCGAAAAATCGCAGACTCACTTAGACCGTTGTTTGACCTGTCGTAGTTGTGAGACCACCTGCCCTTCTGGTGTAAAATATGGCCGCTTAGCCGAAATAGGCCGTGGCATCATGGAAAATCAACTGGAACGACCCTTTCAGCAGAAGCTTTTACGCTGGTTGATACGTAAGGTTTTGCCCTACTCACGTCGCTTTGGGGCTTTGTTACATTTAGGACAGTTAGGGCGACCACTATTGCCCAATAGTCTTAAAACTAAAGTACCCGTCAGACAGGTTAAGCGCTCTTTGCCAACACAACAACACACGCGCCAAATGTTAGTACTAGGAGGATGTGCTCAACCTTCAGCTACCCCCAACACTAATATTGTAGCGGCCCGCGTGCTCGACAAATTAGGCATTGGCTTGTTCACCGCGCCTAAAGCCGGATGCTGCGGGGCAGTGAATTATCATCTTTCTGCCCATGAAGAAGGGCTGGCATTTATGCGCCGTAATATCGATGCTTGGTGGCCCCATATTGAGATGGGAGTAGAAGCCATTGTTATTAGTGCCTCTGGCTGCGGCTCGATGGTCAAAGATTATGGTGAAAAACTGAGTCAGGACCCTGCTTATGCGGCTAAAGCACAACGGGTTAGTGAGCTCGCTAAGGATCTTAGCGAAGTATTATTTAAAGAAGATTTGGGTCAGCTAGAGTTACAAGGCATCGGTCGCAAAACAGCTGTGCACTGCCCTTGCTCTTTGCAACATGCTCAGCAGTTGGGTGGTCAAGTTGAACAAATTTTGCAGCAAGCCGGTATCGAGCTGACCCGTACCAAGGACGGACATTTATGCTGCGGTTCTGCGGGAACCTACTCAATCCTTCAACCAGAGATGAGCCAACAATTACTGACCAATAAGTTAGCGGACTTAACGATTGGTAATCCAGAACAAATAGTGACTGCTAACGTTGGTTGCCAGCTGCACTTAAGTACCAAATCATCAGTACCAGTGAAGCACTGGATTGAATTGTTAGATCCGCAGTAG